ACTCACAGGgtcctcctttccttttctgttgaaATCCAACCCACCTCTATTGTGTATCTTCCATTCTTTACCAATATTATTGATATTGGTATCCTCATTTTCTGAACCTCAAATCTGAATATGCAGTTGAGTCTTCTCAGATCATGGAGAAATGAACTATTACTGTTtggccatttatttttttcctattatcaTTGCTAATTATTCAgtatttgttcaataaatgacTGAGTCTCAGGAATCCAGTAAGAGAGGACaggtctcttttcattttcaaggtTACCTGCCCTTCATAATAATTTTTCCAACTTGGCCACCCTGctcattcattctttattttttatctaagACATTCTAATTGTGTACTTATCTTGTACACAATAAAGAATTAACAAATCATCATAAGACATAGCTACTGCTCTCCTTGAACAAATAACTTTGAATTATTTCCACAAACTTTATATATGTAAGTTAAGTGATTGAATGTTtggaaaatatgttttgaaatttgcAGAAAGAGGTGGATTATTTAGGCTTAAGTAATtgagtttttgtaaataaataagattagaGTAGTAGGGTACATTTCTAGATAGACAGGGAAGATCATAttgtaagaaagaataaaaagagagaaggtaCCTGGTTGATCCTTGAAAATCTGAACTGCTAGGTTTCCGATGGATACCATTAAGAAAGATCTATATTCTTATGCAGATTTATAGCCtatatttcatattcttatttaatttcattaaatatttttattactaaaacCAGATAAACTTTATTAACATAGataatctatattttatttaatttgtatagTTTATTTAAGCACACACAGTCACCTAATTAGTGATATAACTTTAATCTATTTTCAATCATGGATTGATAAAAGTAAGCCAGGTTTTAACTCAGAGTTTCTTAGAATCAGCTCAAGCTAAATCTTTTCACTTTAGAATCAGATCTGAGCTTGGGGCTTGGGCATACTTCAGAACGTCACATCTCTTGTAGACTTTTGTTAGTCTCAAAAGATCCCTGCCTTTACTTCTCTCAGATGGCAATATCTTCGTTGTCACTGTTAATTTGTCTACTATATTCTCCCACACTACTCCTGTTTACTTCTCCTTCCATTCTATCCTGTTTTTCTCTAGATTCAAGTCCATATTTGAAATTATATGGTATCAAACTCTCTTCTAGCAGAGGAGCCACTATTCTGATTTATTCCAGGTTTCAAGATATGGCCTGAAATAGAAGCATTGCCTTGCAAACAGGACATTTCTTCAGGAGAAACATCTCaaggaataataatgaaaaactcCATTAAGTTGGACATCAAGTGTGGAGAAGCTTTGGAATTTGAGGGCAGGACACAAGAGCAACAGAAAAAAACCCTCAGGCaaatggtggcctcacagaagcAAACCATCAGTAGAACTGGAGACCAGACAAGTCTTGAATTAGGGAAAGgtttatttataaatacagttCTTATTAGACAACAAAATGTTCCTACAGAAAGAGTACCCAGTATATATTATACTTTTGGGAGagattttaaacagaattttgaTCTAATGAGATGTTTCCAGATTTACCCAGGAGAAAAACCTCATATTTACAATGAATGTGAAAAAAGCTTCAGTCAGAGTCTTCATCTTATTGAACgccagagaattcatactggtgagaaaccttacaaatgtagtGAGTGTGGGAAAACCTTCAGCCACAGATCATCACTTCTTGcccatcagagaattcatactggagagaaaccttacaaatgtaatcAATGTGAGAAAGCATTTAGTAGCAGTTCAACCCTTATCAAACATTTGAGAGtgcatactggagagaaaccctatcaGTGTAAGGACTGTGGTAAAGCTTTTAGCCAGTGTTCAACCCTCACTGtacatcagagaattcacactggagaaaaactCTATAAATGTGGAGAATGTGAGAAGGCCTTCAATTGTAAAGCAAAGCTTCATAGACACCAACAAATCCATACAGGTGAGAAACCCTATAAATGTAGTGAATGTGGGAAAAGTTACAGCCAGTTTACATCCCTGGCTGAACATCAGAGGCTTCACACTGGAGAACAACTGTGTAAATGCTTGGAATGTGGGAGAAATTTCACTCGCATCTCAACCTTTATTGAACATCAGCGGATTCATACTGGACAAAAACCATATCAgtgtaatgaatgtgggaaagccttcaaccAGTATTCATCCTTTAATGACCATCggaaaattcatactggagaaaaaCTTTACACGTGTGgagaatgtgggaaagcctttggTTGCAAATCTAACCTTTATAGGCATCAGAGAatccatactggagagaaaccatatcaGTGTAATCAGTGTGGAAAAGCTTTCAGCCAGTATTCATTCCTAACTGAACATGAGAGAatccatactggagagaaactctATAAATGTATGGAATGTGGGAAAGCCTACAGTTACAGATCAAACCTTTGTAGACACAAAAAAGTTCACAATAAAGAAAAACTCTACAAATGGAAAGAATATGGGGTCAGAGATTTCTTAGAGGAGATAAGCCTATAAGGTTTAATTCATCTCTGAAATAATTTAAGGGTTCTCATTGGAGAATAATCAGGAGAATAATAAATAGGGCACAGACTTCTAATAGATCAAGtcttttttttacttctcttagAGAAAATATGCAAGTTATCACTAAGTAATGGTAAAATTGACCAACGAATATTAAGAGCACTGCCTTGTCAAATTTTATAAGAACCAGTAAATTTAaggtttctaaaaacaaaaattttaaattcacagaaaattgtaaaagacctaacttaaaaaaaatgaaaacaatggaatataagttttatttctttcattagacTTTGTTGCCTTTCTAACAGTAAGCTTCaatatgaattttcttttaaaggcaGTCACTGAGTTATTAATAATGTGAGTAAGTGTGGGGCCATATTTTCTAAAATGGCAGATAGATATAGGACATGCTGTCTTTCATAAAGAGAAGCTAAAGATAAGAAGAAATTCTTTAAGTTTAGATTTTCACATGGACATAATTAAGCTCACTTTTCATGAACTGCCTCACCagcaatttatatttataaatatacatgtatgtatatgtgtgttagttgctcagtcatatctgactctttgcaaccctgtggactgtagctcaccaggctcttctgtccatggaattctccaggcaagaatactggagtgggtagccattcccttcaccagaggatcttcctggtccaggctgggtctcttgctttgcaagcagattctttactgtagcCTGAGACACCCATGATAGAGATAAATTTGTGTATGTATtcatgtgtatatgtgcacaCAGAAAGAGTTTTGgtctatattttttcaaaattctttgatGATTAAAAAATGTGGTTTTATTACTTTAGAAtttagttttgaaaattaaaattttccccAATGgtgtctcttccttctctttccttacaTTATTTCTTAATTTGATATGATTCTACATTAGTGAACAGAGTCTTAGAGAAGTCGGTGTAAACTGAAGCAAGTGGAGAGACTGTCATGCAAATACTGTCTTGTGTGTTGCAAAAGGGATATATTTCCAGACTCTGATTATATACCTGGTAGCTTATTAAAACCAGGGGAGATTTTAATTTAGTTAGTtatagcttttcattttaattaatgaagAAATTGAGCTTTTTGAGTACAATTAAGACTAGAAGCTAGATCTTCAGCTCTGGTTTTCTGTAATAATTATAGGTTAATTTACAACTTCAGGCCCCAAGAGTCCAAGTCCCAAAGCTGTTTGTTTTGTAAACTGGTTAGGCACAATTGCAGTAatttaatcagttttatttttatgtttggtaAGTTCCCTCAATTTTAACCTTAATAATTGACTTagtcatgttttccttttttcttatgaGTCCCTAGTTATACCTTCTTTTGTAGTAACTGTACTTAAATCCTAAAAGCTAGCTATAGTCCAGATAGTGAAACTACATTTGAGGGGTTCACATATAAAAttgcctttttgtttatttttgttacacATCTTTTAGGACTTCTTTTATGTAAAGTGATATATGAGTATCTTATTATTAAACATTCTAGTTATTGGTATAAGTTGGTTATCCAAAAACATTCCATGTTTTGcagaaaaatgtcattttcccCTGGGCCTACTTCCTTCAGTTATATTTACTTTCACAGTGGATATCATTCAATAGAACTGTtctattaatatgaaaattaGCTAGAACCCCCTGAGACATCTAAACTTTAAACTCAAGCATTCAGCATTTGACTTGTCTTAGctcattaaaaagtattttcttggGGATTCTCTGCTGGTCAAGTTTTTTAGAAtgtggtgctttcactgctggggcccaggttccttccctggtcagggaactacgatccTTCAAGCTGGGTGTCATGgtcaaagaaagtgaagtgaggtGGGGGGTGTTTCTTACATATTCAAGTATATTTATAaggaaaatggggcttcccaggtggcactggtggtaaagaacctgcctgccagtgcaggagacataagagatgttccctgggttcgatccctgggttgggaagattccctggagaagggtatggcaacccactccagtgttcttgcctggagaatctgatggacaaaggagcctggtgggttccagtccatagggtcgcaaagagttggacatgacggaagcaacttagcacataagGAAAATGAAGCTTTTAAACCTCAGTTTTTCACATCATACAGAGCCATTTGCAAGATATTCTAGATAAAAACCCATTTGATTACCCAATAGCAGTATCCACACATTATGCAGATTTTGGTCTCTAAATGCTATTCCTCACTAAAAGGAAgtagggctccttggagaaatggctgattccgtATGTTTGGAACAGGGAAAATGTAAGATATGTTTGGAACAGGGAAAATATAAGATATGCCTCGAATACTTTTTTtgtgaaacaaaaaaagaactcaaagacTAAAGGGATAATGTCAGAAGGATGTGAGGGCCAATTTAAAGGAGCTCCCACTAGTCAAATTTAGGACAATttgaacatcaaaaagaataatcaCAGTAATTGGATATAACATGCTAAATAAAATGATCCTataatgaagaaatagaggaaaatagaaaagcTCTTTATATACTTATTTGGAGAATGTCCTCTCTTCATTGTACATGGTGTGATAGATttagaaaaatcaccattttacaACCCTTAATGTAATTAGGCACATTCAATGGATGGAAAAACCctattacatgaaaaaaaaattaaacattatttacACGGTGTCAAGATCACAGATACCAATTACAGAGGAAAGATATGCCTTTATAATGGAGAAATCTGGCTGTTAAACTGAGTGTCTCTACCAGTGGAACAAGCTGACATGTGACTCCTGATGAGATGCAGTATAAAGTAAACATGATCATCCTGTGATgtattcttggggaaaaaatgaaactctAATTAAATCTCTTATCTAGACTTTTCTTCCTGTTtaccagaaatacaaaaaatagaATTACATAGTGAATTACATAGTGAAGAATTGGACAAGTCTAGAGTTTGAGTTATTGTACAAGATAGCTTGTCTGGACTTTTCAAGAAACCAATATAATAAAACAGGAGTGGAGTCATCTAGATTAAGAAACTTGAGATATAACCAAATGCAAGGTGTGATTCTTATTTGGCATCTGattcagaaaatcaaaacaaCTGTAAGACATTAAGGGGGATGTGGGGAAATACGAGGATAGAATGGGTTTTAGGTAATGTGGTATGTTTAATTTTCCTAGAGGTATGATGTTGATGATGTTGTTGAAGTGTGAAGGACAGTACCCTTCTTCTTAGGAGATGCATGCcaaagttttcaaatttaaagaGTCATGATGTttgtagcatattttaaaataaatatgtaaaaaattagTCAGCTGTTGTTGAATCTTTGTGGGAGATATAGTATGTTCACTGGTCATTCTGTAAACTtctgtaaaaatttttaataaaaaattgaagCAAAAATTTGATTGGAAAAGTGATGCATATGAAACTTCCAGTCAGTATTCTTCCTTTATACTCAAATTTCTGGTTTGAGAGTTTATCCTCTATGGATGTGATCATTGGAGATAACTTAACCATCATTTGTTCTGGTTCCTCTTATAGAATAAGCACACAACACCTTATATCTCCTACTAAATATGACTAAAAATCCTAAAGAATGCATGGAATAGCAGCCTTAGGGTCCTGAAAAGTAATGATGGTAGCAGCCAGATTTGGGAAGGAAACAAGATTTTGAAATAAGACCAGTCTGTTACTCTCAGGCGTGTCTGTGGTGAGGACACTGGTGGTTGAGCAGACACCTAAACCTCTCAGAGAGGACAACATTTatttctggtcagagaactgtTGGAAGAATCCTCATTGCTTTTCATCTCTCACTTTTTGCTGCTTGGACCTGGAGGTAGGTATATCCATTATGTGTGTAGCAGAGAGGAGAACCTAAAGCCTTTGTATTTTAATCAAAAGACCAGAAGAGGAGTGGGCCCTGGAAGCTGGAAATTGTCAGGCTGgtgacagaaaaggaaactcaGGAAAGTAATTTCATAAGGTTGTGTATATAACCCCAGACTCATCCCTAATCTCAATCCAGAATCTCATAATGTAGAATTGCACAAAGTGTAAAAATCAGGAAAGTCTCAACAGTTCATAAGGAAAAAAGACAACAGGCACTGCCCCAAGATGACACAAATTTTGGAATTATAAAAGCATTATAACAGTGTTTCAAAAAAAATGTGACCATTCTTGAATGGAAACTTAAAAGTTCTCAGCAGGAAAATAGGTAATACATTAGaaggaaccaaatggaaattttaaaactaaaaaatacagtcataaaatataccaaaacaaaaaccactgGACATACTTAGCATCAGCATAGAGATGACAGCGAAAAGAGTCCATAACGGAAGACAGACTGACACAGATCCAAACTGAActagaaaggggaaaaagacaTGTCGTATCAATTGATGCAGAGAAAATTTTGACAGTATTTGtgataaaaactaagaaaatcagaaataaaagagaaattagcCTAATAAAGGGCATCTACCAAAATCCCACAACTAACATCCTGCTTAATGGTGATCAGCTGAATGATGTTAAGGTTGGGGACAAGTCATGATGTCCACTCTGAACACTCCTAACCAATCCTTGCTAATGCAATCagcctaaaaaaaagaaaatacagtttataaaggaagaaattaaatggCCTCTGTTTAAAGATGACATGATTGTCCTCTTAGAAAAACCCAAGGAATcaacaaaaaaaaagctcttaGAACTGAGTTTAACAAGGTCAGAAGATATTAGATTAACATGCAAAAGTTTCTGCATTTGTGTACTAGCAGTGAACAataaggattccctggtggctcactggtaaagaatctgcttgacgATACAGaagacagatttgatccctgggtcgagaagatcccctggagaaggaaatggctacccactccagtagtgttaaatgggaaatcctgtggacagaggagccttgcaagtgagagtccattgggtcacaaaagagtcacacatgactaaacaacaacaaaagaacaattagaaaataaatttaagcaaTATACACCATTTGCTGTACTCTGGAAAGTAAAAAGGAAGTGGAAAGTAAAGAAATACATAGCTACAAATATGCAAATGTGTAGGATCTCTATACTGCAAaaaaagcccaccaggctcctagccattcccttctccagggcatcttcctgacccagggatcaaacccaggtctcctgcgttgcaggcagattctttaccctctgagccatcagagaagcaccGTACTGCAAATTACAAAATGTTAATGAATGAcataaaaaagatgaattaaGGAGACATAGTTTACAAGTGAGAAGACAATATAGCTAGTATGGCGATTCTCATCAATTCTACAGATTTAACACAATTCCAGTAAAAATTTCATTAGGATATTTTTTCTGTAGCTAgaaaagctgattctaaaatttaggtggaaaagcaaaggaagtagggtagccaaaacaattttgaaaaagcagaATAAAGTTAAAGGACTCAAAATACTCAACTTTAAGCTACAGTAATAAGTGAAGGAATAGATATGTAGATTAATGGGACAGAAAGTGAGTTCAGAAATAGACTGGTTAAACAGATGGTGGTACATCCATATATtcgaatcagttcagttcagttgctcagtcgtgtctgactctttacaacatcatggactgcagcacaccaggcctccctgtccatcaccaattcccagagcttcctcaaactcatgaccatgaagatggtgatgccatccaaccgtctcatcctctgtcatccccttctcctcctgccttctatctttcccagcatcagggtctttttcagtgagttagctctttccatcaggtggccaaagtattggagcttcagctttagcatcagtccttccaatggatattcaggactgatattcaggactgttgtgctttgatcttcttgccatccaagggactctcaatagtctccaacaccacagttcaaaagcatcaattcttcagcactcagctttcattatagtccaactctcacattcatacatcactactggaaaaaccatagctttgactagacaaacctttgtcggcaaaggaatttctctgctttttaatatgctatctaggtttgtcatagcttttcttccaaggagcaagcatcttaatttcatggctacagtcaccatctgcagtgatttcggagcccaagaaaataaagtctgtcactgtttccattgattccccatctatttgccatgaagtgatgggaccggatgccatgatcttagttttttgaatgtggagttttaagccagtttttcattgtcctctctcactttcatcacgaggctgtttagttcctcttcactttctgccataaggatggtgtcatctgtgtatctgaggttattgatatttctcccggcatttgtgattccggcttgtgcttcatccagcctggcatttcgcatgatgtactctgcatataagttaaataagcagggtgacaatatacagccttgacgtactcctttcccaatttggaaccagtccattgttccatgtccggttctaactgttgcttcttgacttgcctacaggtttctcaggagacaggtacggtgctctggtattcccatctatttaagaattttccacagtttgttgtgatccaaacaatcaaaggctttggcatagtcaataacgtAGGAGTAGATGTTTATccagaactcttttgctttttctatgatccatcagacattggcaatttggtctctggttcctctgccttttctaaatccaacttgaacatctggaagttctcggttgaAGCCTgagaactgttgaagcctgtcttggagaattttgagcattactttgctagcatgtgagatgagtgtgattgtgcagtagtttgaacattctttggcattgcctttctttgggattggaatgaaaactgcccttttccagtcctgtggccattgctgcattttccaaattttctgtcatactgagtgcagcactttcacagcatcatcttttaggatttgaaatagctcaactgggattccatcacctccactagctttgttcataatgatgcttcctaaggcccccttgtccttgtactccaggatgtctgtctctaggtgagtgatcacaccattgtggttatctgggtcatgacggtcttttttgtacagttcttctgtgtattcttcccacctcttaatatcttctgcttctgttaggttcatccatttc
The DNA window shown above is from Bos indicus x Bos taurus breed Angus x Brahman F1 hybrid chromosome 7, Bos_hybrid_MaternalHap_v2.0, whole genome shotgun sequence and carries:
- the ZNF354C gene encoding zinc finger protein 354C isoform X1, whose amino-acid sequence is MGLPLQESVTFRDIAVLFSRDEWLHLDAAQRTLYREVMLENYSTLVSLGIPFSMPKLICQLQQGEDPCMVEREVPQDTCLGFKIWPEIEALPCKQDISSGETSQGIIMKNSIKLDIKCGEALEFEGRTQEQQKKTLRQMVASQKQTISRTGDQTSLELGKGLFINTVLIRQQNVPTERVPSIYYTFGRDFKQNFDLMRCFQIYPGEKPHIYNECEKSFSQSLHLIERQRIHTGEKPYKCSECGKTFSHRSSLLAHQRIHTGEKPYKCNQCEKAFSSSSTLIKHLRVHTGEKPYQCKDCGKAFSQCSTLTVHQRIHTGEKLYKCGECEKAFNCKAKLHRHQQIHTGEKPYKCSECGKSYSQFTSLAEHQRLHTGEQLCKCLECGRNFTRISTFIEHQRIHTGQKPYQCNECGKAFNQYSSFNDHRKIHTGEKLYTCGECGKAFGCKSNLYRHQRIHTGEKPYQCNQCGKAFSQYSFLTEHERIHTGEKLYKCMECGKAYSYRSNLCRHKKVHNKEKLYKWKEYGVRDFLEEISL
- the ZNF354C gene encoding zinc finger protein 354C isoform X2 → MPKLICQLQQGEDPCMVEREVPQDTCLGFKIWPEIEALPCKQDISSGETSQGIIMKNSIKLDIKCGEALEFEGRTQEQQKKTLRQMVASQKQTISRTGDQTSLELGKGLFINTVLIRQQNVPTERVPSIYYTFGRDFKQNFDLMRCFQIYPGEKPHIYNECEKSFSQSLHLIERQRIHTGEKPYKCSECGKTFSHRSSLLAHQRIHTGEKPYKCNQCEKAFSSSSTLIKHLRVHTGEKPYQCKDCGKAFSQCSTLTVHQRIHTGEKLYKCGECEKAFNCKAKLHRHQQIHTGEKPYKCSECGKSYSQFTSLAEHQRLHTGEQLCKCLECGRNFTRISTFIEHQRIHTGQKPYQCNECGKAFNQYSSFNDHRKIHTGEKLYTCGECGKAFGCKSNLYRHQRIHTGEKPYQCNQCGKAFSQYSFLTEHERIHTGEKLYKCMECGKAYSYRSNLCRHKKVHNKEKLYKWKEYGVRDFLEEISL